The Psychrobacter raelei genome contains the following window.
CCAGACCGCTTTTTTTGGAAGAGTAAAAGCTAAAGCATGAAAAACGGGCGTTTTTGAGGAGGGCGTAGATCGATGGATCATAATAGAAGCCTTACAGAGATGCGGATAGAACACACTAAAAATGGCAATCTTTAAAACAAAAACACGTTGCCAATTCTACACTGGCAACGTGTCTATTTTACAATTTAAGACGAATAAAGTCTTGGTAATAAATTTTGCATCAGTCACTAATTAAGTTCAGCCACGAGCACTTACCTTATGTTAAAACTGCGAGCCTGTATCGGCGTCTAGATTATCAATACCAATGCTTTTTGCAGATGATTCTAAGACATCGGTTAAAGATTTTAGATCATTGATGGCAGACTCCATCCAGCCGCGGCGTTTGTTTTGCTCTTCAGCTGAAACGCCTTGCTTGGTAGCTTGACCCACTGTCGCAATCATTTGATCAATTTTAATACCGTTTTTCTCACCCTGCTCAGCGATGGTATTGAAGCTTGCCTCTACTTTTTTGAAGGCGGCATCTAATTGTTCAGCTGAGTCTTTTTGACCGGCATCGATTAGGTACTGTTTAATACCATAATCACCCACAGTGCTGCCAGATACTGTTTTGTATTGGCCATTAAAGATGTTAGCAATACCGCGCGCATTATTGGCATAGCTTAGATGCGTCAAGTCACTAAAGCACTCGTGCTCATCTTCAGTGGAGCCAGTAACGAATGCCACTTGCATACGCTCTGAGGCAAGCTCTCCTAAAGCTAGGCTACCCATTTGATAAAATATCTGGCGTACGGCATTGTCTGAGCTGCGAGCCATCAAGTCACTACGCAAAGTATTTTCAGTATTGGGCTGCCACTGAGCCACCATATCTGTTAAATCATTAACCAACAGCTGGGTGGCTGCTTTTAGGTACTCACCGCGCTTAGCACATACTGCCGCTTCAGCAGAATTGCCCTCGCCACTGGTGCAGCTGTCATTGGCCATATAATCGGTAACTGGGCGCTGACCTGCCCCTTCACCCACGCCATTTAAATCCTGACCCCAAAGTAAAAACTCAATGGCATGGTAGCCTGTGGTGACATTGGCTTCACTGCCACCAATCTCATTCATCTCAGCCAAGAGCTCAGGGGTAATGGTCTTGGTGTCTTGGCTTGTGCTGCCCACAGTGATTTTGTCTGAATTAATGATATTGTCTTTGCTGTTGTACTCGCCGGCATAGCCGTCTGCAACATAATCAATTAAGGCCTCATCTAATGGCCATGCGTTCACCTGACCTTCCCAGCCATCGATGCTGCCGATAGCGCGCTTGTCGTCTTTGCCCACAAAACCTTCATCAAAACGAAAAACTTCGGTCTGTGAATAAGGCTGGCGAGCAGCTTTATAAGCGGCTTGAGCTGCCTCTAAATTCTGCTGAGTAGGGTTGGCCACTAAGGCATCTACTGCGGCTTGTAATTTTTTGGCTTCACTTAAAGAGTCTTCATAAGCGGCTTGAGCCATATCGGCATAACTGGTTAATAGCTTATTAACAGAAGCCTCATCACCAGCGAGCGTCTGGGTATTTTTGGTCTCTGTGGTTTCATTGGTAACTTCAGCGCTGTTTTCTGCACCACTTGCATTATCTGCCTCTTTTGAACAGCCTGATAAAGTTAAAGCACCAATAAGGGTTGCCATTAGCGCTGTGGTTAGTTTTGATTTGATCAAGTGATTCGAAGTAGCTAAAGCCATAGAGTATTCTCAGATTAGAATTTTTAAAAGAATTGTTGCACAAAGTGCGCTATTTGTTAATGAATTATAATGGTATCGATAACCATTATCAATAATATTATATAAAAACTTAACTAACATTGAAAATAAACACTTGAAAGGGCATGGCAGACAAAAAAATAAGCCAGTGAATAATCACTGGCTTATGGTTTAGCTATTTGCCCTTAACTGTACCTTAGGGCGAGGTAAGATTAAATTAGTTTACGCTTTTTGGGGCAACAATTTGAATCTCAACACGGCGGTTTTGTAGGCGACCACTTTCAGTGCTGTTAGAAGCAACTGGTTGGTTTTGACCATAACCCATGGTGCGGATACGGTTGCTTGATACACCGCGCTGGATTAGGTAACTTGCTACCGCTTGCGCACGACGCTCTGATAAACCTTGGTTGTAAGAAGGGTTACCTACGCTATCAGTGTGGCCCATGACATTTACTGTGGTATCACCGTACTGAACCATAGTTGAGGCAAGCTTATCTAGAGTATTGTAAAAAGACCCATTAATGTTAGTGCTGTCGTGAGCAAAGGTAATATTGCCTGGCATTACTAGATCAATGTTACCGGTATTTGGGTTACGGTTTACTTCAACACCCGTCCCTGCCATCTGCTGTTTTAGCTGTTTTTCTTGGTTTTCCATGTATAGACCAACTGCACCACCTAAAGCGGCACCGATAGCAGCATCACGGCCAGTTTTTTCGCCGCCAGTTACTTTAGAGATACCGGCACCAGCAGCGGCACCACCTAGAGCACCCAATACCCCTTTATTGATAGACTGTTGGCCAGTTACTGGATCAGTAGCACAGCCAGCTAGAGCTAGTGTAGAAGCTAAAGCGCCAATCATTAGTTTATTTTTCATAGTATGTTCCTCAAAATTATCCGTTAGTTTTATATGTCTTTGCTAAACTGCCTTCTCTGTTGATGACAGAGGTTTTATGACAGAGAATTAACCTCTTCTCATTAGTACATCACGTTATACGCGTTTTAGACACTAATGATATAGCAGTTATTATAATAGAAAGCTTTGGTTAATATAGTTAGCAAATGTTTCATGGATTATTATGACGTTTCAAGCCTACCTTAATGTAATAATTTGTCGTTTTGCTGTATTACATCTATACAACAACTCGGACTTTTATCACTTTAAGCTATCAGAACTGTGTCATCTGATAGTCCAATATTTTAAACGGGTAATCGGTAGATTAGATTTCAAGCAGTCATTGTCTTTAGCGCTTTGGTGTGAATGAGCAGTTTGAGGATAGCCATTGTCATTATGCTCAAGCTTGGTTTACAATCGTAAACTATCTTGTCTTGCTAATCAGACATTGGGTCTGCATCCCCACCCTACTCTTTAGCCGGCCTTGTGGTTAATTTTGGCTTAGCTTGTTAGCCTGCTATTGATTAGACATGGCCAGACTAGGCATATGCCTATATATATTAGGCGTATTAAGCCTGTCACTGAGCCTGTTTTATGCTAATGTGGGCTTTTGCTCAATGCCATTGGGGGCACCCTACTTTAGTTGATCAAAACGCCTTTAGAAATAAAGTAGGGGTTGAACAAGCTTAAAACAAGTGAACTGCGCTGTTACTTCATGGTTTTTGAATACTCTACTTGACTTGGTCTGTCTTATGAAACATAGAATAAAGAATATCTACCAAAACCTACATGCAAAATCGCCTGTTGTGGGTAAGGCGGCATCTTTCACCACCGCTGTGGGCGTGATTGGGGCCAACACCTTATCTTATGGATTGCCTTTATGGCTACTGGGTGCCACCAAAATTGCCACCGGCTCAAGCGTTGCTGACAATACGGTCATTAAAATTGCCAAACACTGGATTACCACTAACAATCGCCTCATCGATAATGTGCTGCCTGAGAGAGATTGGCGTATTGAGCTGCCTGATGATTTGGAACAAGACAAACAGTATCTATTAATTAGTAACCATTTGTCTTGGGTAGATACCAGCATCGTGCAATATATCAGTCAAGACAGACTGCCTTTGACCCGCTTTTTTACCAAGTATAACCTTATTTATATCCCCTTTATCGGACAAGCTTTTTACTTCTTAGACTTCCCGATGATGAAGCGGCACAGTAAAGAAGAGATTGCCAAAAACCCGAGTCTAAAAGATCGTGACATATTAGAAGCCAAACGCGCTTGTGAACTCTTAAAAGACAAACCCTTTGCGCTACTCAATTATCTTGAAGGTACCCGCTTCACGCCTGCTAAGCGTGATGCTCAAAAATCACCTTACAAAAACCTACTTCGCCCAAAAGCGGGGGGGATTTCTTTGGCGATTCAGGCGTTAGGCCCTCAAATTGATGGCATCTTGGACATGACAATTGTTTATCCTGATGGTAGCCCCTCTTATGCAGACTTGTGGAAAGGCAACGTCAAACGCCTTGGGGTACATGTGCAGCGCATCGATATCCCGCAAGCTTTATTTACCGCCATTGAAGAGGGTGATTATAATAACGATAAGGCCATGCGCGAGACTATGTACACGTGGTTGGATGAGATTTGGCGCAATAAAGATGAGCAAATCTCACGCATGAAAGCGGATTTCATTGATAATCCCAAGTCAGTAGAGTCAGTAGAAAAGGCAGCAAGCTAATCGGCTATTAGCGGTTATCAGTGTACTCATCTCATAATAAGGGTGACACTTAGCGTAAGTTATGGAATGATATTGCAGGACGATTCAACCTAGAGGCATCCCCCCTGCATGACTGATTTAAAAAACGACGCCAACTTGTCACCCACTGACTCTATGAGACCCTCTACTGAGCCTGTCTCCCCTTTAAAAGGTAAGACAGCCACCAAGCTGGCGCTGCTGTATGACATCGCTATGCTGGTTGTTATCATTATTGACTTAGCCATCATCAGCCTAGATTTGCTGCTTATGAGTAAGTTTGCCGCTCAAGTGGCTGAATGGCTCAGTTTATCTGAATCTTTAGGCATCTATGTCGATAACATCCACCATCCACTCAGGGTTTTGGGTGGGTTTTTTACCATTTTTTTAATGGCAGAATTGGGGCTACGTTGGCTGTTGGCCATTATCAGCAAACAGTACACTCGGTGGCTCTTTTTTCCTTTCGCTCACTGGTATGAAGTACTTGGCTGTTTTCCCCAATTTCGGGCGTTACGTCTGCTGCGGGCATTTTTTATCGGGCGTAAGCTTTATCAACTAGGCTATCAGGTTCTACCCAAAAAATGGATAGCCACCGGTAAGTTCTATTATGACGTGGTATTTGAAGAGCTCTCTGATCGAGTGATTTTGACCGCCACTGATAACTTGCGTCAACAGTTCGCTGACGAAAAAGCGCATCAGCGCTTTATCGAAGACACTCTAAATAAGAACCGGCCTCACATCCAGTCTATGCTTGCCTCTTTGCTCAAGCAGCAGTTGGCACCGCAGCTACAACACATGGCACGCAGCCAAGCCACCCGCGAGTTGTCCGAGCAAGTGGGTATAGCCGTACAAGAGGCACTTAACAACACCCCTGAGCTGCGTCGTTATTTGCGCTTGATTCCTATTGCCGGCACCCTTATTGAAGGCCAGTTGCACAGTGTCAGCCAAAACATAGGTGAGAACATCACTCAAACCCTATTCACTCATTTAACTCAGCCGCATATTACTGAAGCCATTATCGATGAGGTGGCCCAAACTATCGCCTATATTGACCTCAGTAATCCTGAGCTAGATGCCTTACTATCAGGTATCATCAATGACGCTTTGAGCGCTTTTGAAGCTCAAGTAAAAGTACAACAATGGAAACACCAAGAATACTTGCATCTGTAGCCTATAATTATAATAATCGTAGGCTGACGCTCATAAAATCAGATCCAAGTTAACGCTCTTTATCCCCCCTATCTAAGCCGGCTTATAGGACAGAGCTTTTTTCACCAATAACCCTAATTAAAAAAACTTTGCTGTTTTGATCTTTAAGGATTTACTATGACCGCCGCCACTGAGGTTACCCCTGCATTAAAAATGTTTGGCAAAATGCTCACCTTTACCCGTATCAAGTTAGAAACCGATAATTTAACAGAAATTGAAGCTTATCTATCGGGCCAACTAAGTAATAAAGACAGTCAAATCCCAGTAATTATTGACAGTGACATTGAGCAAGATTTAGACGCTTTGGTTGAGCTATTTTGGTCTTGGGGACTTCAGCCTATTGGCGTGGTCACAGGGGTGTTAGATGACGCAGCCAAGGCCAAGCGCTTGGCAATATTCCCAGGCGATGGGAAGCGTATTGAGCGCATCCGTCCAATCAAAAAGGCAGTGGTCAATGAGCCGCAAGCAGCAGTAAATGCCACTCAGGCCACCCAGAACATGGATGGCTCACAGAGCATCAGTCCCACTCAAGGTCAAGATCTCGTCACTGAGCCTTCTGCCGATACTACATCGGCTACTGTGCAGGCGGCCAATACTAACAGCGACATCATCTCCGAAAGCCATAGCGACTTTGGCAGTGTGGATGCCATGACCACCTTGTTTTATGATCAGATGCTGCGCTCAGGCCAAAGCATCAATCATGTGGGCGGCGACTTGGTATTAACCAACAGTGTTAATAACGGTGCTGAAGCCATTACCGACAACAGCTTACATGTCTATGGCCGAGCGCAAGGTCGCTTGGTAGCCGGTGCCACAGGGGACAAAGATGCACGTATCTTCTGTCAGCGCTTTAACCCCTCACTGGTATCTGTGGCCGGAACCTATTGCTTAAATGATAATATTCCTCAAGAGATGATTGATAAGCCGGTCCAAGTTAGATACGTTGAGGGACAAGGCTTGGTGTTTGAGATTATTACCGATAACTGATAACAGTGGAGCAGACATCTGGGGCATAATCGGTTGAATGCCGCTTGTGTCCATTTTAATCGATTATACCTAAAGCTTTGATAGCAAAAATTTACCTTTAATAGTAATAAAATAGAAATAAAACTCTGTATTAAACTTACACGTAATAAGCACTCAAAGCCTTTATAATCAAGCGAATGCTATGACTTTAAGGTTATCTGTGATAATCTAGAGCCACAAAATTTGACTTTTTGGTGCATTTGTATTTTGTGTTGTCGACTACAAAATGTCGCTCACAGGGTAAGTCAACACTGTCCCTAAAAAGTGCGCCTAATCTTATAACAGTTATGGGCACATTCTGCCCATTTTCATATTCATAGGAGTATGCCATAGTGGCAAAAATCGTTGTAATTACCTCAGGTAAAGGCGGTGTCGGAAAAACTACGACCAGTGCTTCATTTGCCGCAGGTCTAGCATTGCGGGGTTACAAAACCGTTGTCATCGACTTCGATGTGGGCTTACGTAACCTTGACTTACTTATGGGCTGCGAAAACCGTATCGTCTATGATTTCGTTGATGTTATCTCAGGCAATGCCCGTTTGTCACAAGCCTTGGTAAAAGACAAACAGCTAGAGAATTTGTACATCTTGCCTGCCAGCCAAACCCGTGACAAAGACGCCCTAACCGATGAAGGGGTGGCTGAAGTTATCGATGAGTTGTCTAAACAGTTTGACTATATTATCTGTGACTCTCCGGCCGGTATTGAGCGCGGTGCTCAGTTGGCCATGTATCATGCAGATGAAGCCATCATCGTCACCAACCCTGAAATCTCCTCTGTACGCGATTCGGATCGCATTATCGGTGTTCTGCAAAGCCGTACCAAAAAGGTAGAAGAAGGCACAGGTACCGTTCGTGAGCACTTGGTAATCAATCGCTACAATCCTGAACGTGCGGCTGCCAAAGAGATGATGGATATCGACACCATCTCTAATGACATCCTAAAAGTGCCTTTATTAGGTGTGGTGCCTGAGAGCAATAGTGTACTAGAAGCCTCAAACCATGGTGAACCAGTCATTCATAACCCAGACTCAATTGCGGGTCAATGCTATGAAGATATCGTGGCGCGTTTCTTAGGGGAAGAAAGACCATTACGTCACATTGATGTTAAGAAGAAGAGCTTCTTGCAACGCTGGTTTGGGGGTTAAGGATGTCAACACGGAAGAAAGGATTTTGGAGCGCTCTGTTTGGGACAGAAACCAAATCATCAGGCAGCGCCAATACAGCTACTGAGCGACTGAAAGTTATCGTTGCCAGTGAAAATCGTCTCAATTCACGCTTAACTGCTGACCGTATCGAGAAAATGAAACGTGAAATTCTTGAAGTGGTGAACAAGTACGTTA
Protein-coding sequences here:
- a CDS encoding imelysin family protein gives rise to the protein MALATSNHLIKSKLTTALMATLIGALTLSGCSKEADNASGAENSAEVTNETTETKNTQTLAGDEASVNKLLTSYADMAQAAYEDSLSEAKKLQAAVDALVANPTQQNLEAAQAAYKAARQPYSQTEVFRFDEGFVGKDDKRAIGSIDGWEGQVNAWPLDEALIDYVADGYAGEYNSKDNIINSDKITVGSTSQDTKTITPELLAEMNEIGGSEANVTTGYHAIEFLLWGQDLNGVGEGAGQRPVTDYMANDSCTSGEGNSAEAAVCAKRGEYLKAATQLLVNDLTDMVAQWQPNTENTLRSDLMARSSDNAVRQIFYQMGSLALGELASERMQVAFVTGSTEDEHECFSDLTHLSYANNARGIANIFNGQYKTVSGSTVGDYGIKQYLIDAGQKDSAEQLDAAFKKVEASFNTIAEQGEKNGIKIDQMIATVGQATKQGVSAEEQNKRRGWMESAINDLKSLTDVLESSAKSIGIDNLDADTGSQF
- a CDS encoding OmpA family protein, which codes for MKNKLMIGALASTLALAGCATDPVTGQQSINKGVLGALGGAAAGAGISKVTGGEKTGRDAAIGAALGGAVGLYMENQEKQLKQQMAGTGVEVNRNPNTGNIDLVMPGNITFAHDSTNINGSFYNTLDKLASTMVQYGDTTVNVMGHTDSVGNPSYNQGLSERRAQAVASYLIQRGVSSNRIRTMGYGQNQPVASNSTESGRLQNRRVEIQIVAPKSVN
- a CDS encoding acyltransferase; its protein translation is MKHRIKNIYQNLHAKSPVVGKAASFTTAVGVIGANTLSYGLPLWLLGATKIATGSSVADNTVIKIAKHWITTNNRLIDNVLPERDWRIELPDDLEQDKQYLLISNHLSWVDTSIVQYISQDRLPLTRFFTKYNLIYIPFIGQAFYFLDFPMMKRHSKEEIAKNPSLKDRDILEAKRACELLKDKPFALLNYLEGTRFTPAKRDAQKSPYKNLLRPKAGGISLAIQALGPQIDGILDMTIVYPDGSPSYADLWKGNVKRLGVHVQRIDIPQALFTAIEEGDYNNDKAMRETMYTWLDEIWRNKDEQISRMKADFIDNPKSVESVEKAAS
- the minC gene encoding septum site-determining protein MinC, whose protein sequence is MTAATEVTPALKMFGKMLTFTRIKLETDNLTEIEAYLSGQLSNKDSQIPVIIDSDIEQDLDALVELFWSWGLQPIGVVTGVLDDAAKAKRLAIFPGDGKRIERIRPIKKAVVNEPQAAVNATQATQNMDGSQSISPTQGQDLVTEPSADTTSATVQAANTNSDIISESHSDFGSVDAMTTLFYDQMLRSGQSINHVGGDLVLTNSVNNGAEAITDNSLHVYGRAQGRLVAGATGDKDARIFCQRFNPSLVSVAGTYCLNDNIPQEMIDKPVQVRYVEGQGLVFEIITDN
- the minD gene encoding septum site-determining protein MinD, with the protein product MAKIVVITSGKGGVGKTTTSASFAAGLALRGYKTVVIDFDVGLRNLDLLMGCENRIVYDFVDVISGNARLSQALVKDKQLENLYILPASQTRDKDALTDEGVAEVIDELSKQFDYIICDSPAGIERGAQLAMYHADEAIIVTNPEISSVRDSDRIIGVLQSRTKKVEEGTGTVREHLVINRYNPERAAAKEMMDIDTISNDILKVPLLGVVPESNSVLEASNHGEPVIHNPDSIAGQCYEDIVARFLGEERPLRHIDVKKKSFLQRWFGG
- the minE gene encoding cell division topological specificity factor MinE: MSTRKKGFWSALFGTETKSSGSANTATERLKVIVASENRLNSRLTADRIEKMKREILEVVNKYVNGVQINDVNINHRHEDNLDVLEMNINLPDAK